A single Scleropages formosus chromosome 4, fSclFor1.1, whole genome shotgun sequence DNA region contains:
- the LOC108936082 gene encoding histone H2AX, with amino-acid sequence MSGRGKTGGKARAKAKTRSSRAGLQFPVGRVHRLLRKGNYAERVGAGAPVYLAAVLEYLTAEILELAGNAARDNKKTRIIPRHLQLAVRNDEELNKLLGGVTIAQGGVLPNIQAVLLPKKTGQAAPATGKSGKKASQQSQEY; translated from the coding sequence ATGTCCGGAAGAGGCAAAACCGGTGGCAAGGCCCGAGCTAAAGCTAAGACCCGCAGCTCCAGAGCCGGACTGCAGTTCCCCGTGGGCCGTGTTCACCGTCTCCTGAGGAAAGGTAACTATGCGGAGCGAGTGGGCGCCGGGGCCCCGGTTTACCTGGCCGCCGTTCTCGAGTACCTCACCGCCGAAATCCTGGAGTTGGCGGGCAACGCGGCGAGGGACAACAAGAAGACCCGCATCATCCCCCGCCACCTGCAGCTGGCTGTCCGCAACGATGAGGAGCTCAACAAGCTGCTCGGCGGCGTGACCATCGCCCAGGGCGGTGTCCTGCCCAACATCCAGGCCGTCCTGCTGCCCAAGAAGACCGGCCAGGCGGCTCCCGCCACCGGCAAGTCGGGCAAGAAGGCGTCCCAGCAGTCGCAGGAGTACTGA
- the hmbsa gene encoding hydroxymethylbilane synthase a isoform X3 encodes MFELFTRTCIILTRTGLSYDVRLMPPVWSLPLRVDLVVHSLKDLPTSLPPGFTIGAVLKRETPYDAVILHPKKAGLTLDTLPEGSVIGTSSLRRAAQLKRRFPHLEFKDIRGNLNTRLKKLDDHDDYSAIILAAAGLRRLGWESRISQILTPDDCMYAVGQGALAVEARAGDEDILKMLSVLNDTDTVLRCVAERAFLRHLEGGCSVPVAIHSEVKESQLYLTGAVYSLDGLDSLKETMQTSFTTENQVEERVHVGITARTVLTSAQDAAEKLGTDLAALLLHKGAKKILSVARQLNNAR; translated from the exons ATGTTTGAGCTCTTTACAAGGACGTGTATAATTTTGACAAGAACTGGGCTTAGTTATGATGTACGGCTCATGCCTCCTGTGTGGTCCTTGCCTCTCAGGGTGGACCTGGTAGTTCACTCTCTTAAGGACCTGCCTACCTCGCTGCCACCAGGATTTACTATTGGAGCTGTGCTCAA GCGTGAAACTCCCTATGATGCTGTCATCCTACACCCAAAGAAAGCAGGACTGACGCTGGACACTCTGCCAGAGGGAAG TGTGATCGGCACCAGCTCCCTGCGTCGGGCAGCTCAGCTGAAGAGAAGGTTTCCTCACCTCGAGTTCAAAGACATT AGAGGGAACCTCAACACACGCCTGAAGAAACTGGACGATCATGATGACTATTCTGCCATCATCCTGGCTGCTGCTGGACTGCGTCGCCTGGGGTGGGAAAGCCGGATTAGCCAG atcCTGACACCTGACGATTGTATGTATGCAGTCGGACAG GGTGCTCTGGCAGTTGAGGCGAGGGCTGGAGATGAGGACATCCTGAAGATGCTGTCTGTGTTGAACGACACCGACACCGTGTTACGCTGCGTCGCCGAGAGGGCTTTCCTGAGACACCTG GAGGGGGGCTGCAGTGTGCCGGTTGCAATCCACAGTGAAGTGAAGGAATCCCAG ctATATTTGACTGGAGCTGTATACAGCCTGGATGGCTTGGACAGCCTGAAGGAAACCATGCAGACCAGCTTCACAACAGAGAACCAG GTGGAGGAGAGAGTTCACGTGGGCATCACGGCCCGTACCGTGTTAACATCTGCCCAGGATGCCGCTGAGAAGCTGGGGACAGACCTAGCAGCACTGCTACTCCATAAAGGAGCCAAGAAAATCTTATCTGTGGCCAGGCAGCTCAATAATGCCCGTTAA
- the hmbsa gene encoding hydroxymethylbilane synthase a isoform X1 has product MSVHSAQEGNGNVRRVMRIGTRKSQLARIQTDSVAGKLKELYPDVHLEIVAMSTVGDKILDKALSKIGEKSLFTKELENALERNEVDLVVHSLKDLPTSLPPGFTIGAVLKRETPYDAVILHPKKAGLTLDTLPEGSVIGTSSLRRAAQLKRRFPHLEFKDIRGNLNTRLKKLDDHDDYSAIILAAAGLRRLGWESRISQILTPDDCMYAVGQGALAVEARAGDEDILKMLSVLNDTDTVLRCVAERAFLRHLEGGCSVPVAIHSEVKESQLYLTGAVYSLDGLDSLKETMQTSFTTENQVEERVHVGITARTVLTSAQDAAEKLGTDLAALLLHKGAKKILSVARQLNNAR; this is encoded by the exons ATGTCAGTTCACAGCGCTCAG gagGGGAATGGCAATGTCAGAAGGGTTATGAGGATTGGGACCAGGAAGAGTCAG CTGGCTCGCATACAAACTGACAGTGTGGCAGGGAAACTGAAAGAACTGTACCCAGATGTCCACCTCGAAATAG TTGCCATGTCCACAGTTGGGGACAAAATCCTGGATAAAGCCTTGTCAAAG ATTGGAGAGAAGAGTCTTTTTACAAAGGAGCTGGAGAATGCTCTGGAAAGGAATGA GGTGGACCTGGTAGTTCACTCTCTTAAGGACCTGCCTACCTCGCTGCCACCAGGATTTACTATTGGAGCTGTGCTCAA GCGTGAAACTCCCTATGATGCTGTCATCCTACACCCAAAGAAAGCAGGACTGACGCTGGACACTCTGCCAGAGGGAAG TGTGATCGGCACCAGCTCCCTGCGTCGGGCAGCTCAGCTGAAGAGAAGGTTTCCTCACCTCGAGTTCAAAGACATT AGAGGGAACCTCAACACACGCCTGAAGAAACTGGACGATCATGATGACTATTCTGCCATCATCCTGGCTGCTGCTGGACTGCGTCGCCTGGGGTGGGAAAGCCGGATTAGCCAG atcCTGACACCTGACGATTGTATGTATGCAGTCGGACAG GGTGCTCTGGCAGTTGAGGCGAGGGCTGGAGATGAGGACATCCTGAAGATGCTGTCTGTGTTGAACGACACCGACACCGTGTTACGCTGCGTCGCCGAGAGGGCTTTCCTGAGACACCTG GAGGGGGGCTGCAGTGTGCCGGTTGCAATCCACAGTGAAGTGAAGGAATCCCAG ctATATTTGACTGGAGCTGTATACAGCCTGGATGGCTTGGACAGCCTGAAGGAAACCATGCAGACCAGCTTCACAACAGAGAACCAG GTGGAGGAGAGAGTTCACGTGGGCATCACGGCCCGTACCGTGTTAACATCTGCCCAGGATGCCGCTGAGAAGCTGGGGACAGACCTAGCAGCACTGCTACTCCATAAAGGAGCCAAGAAAATCTTATCTGTGGCCAGGCAGCTCAATAATGCCCGTTAA
- the hmbsa gene encoding hydroxymethylbilane synthase a isoform X2 → MSVHSAQEGNGNVRRVMRIGTRKSQLARIQTDSVAGKLKELYPDVHLEIVAMSTVGDKILDKALSKIGEKSLFTKELENALERNEVDLVVHSLKDLPTSLPPGFTIGAVLKRETPYDAVILHPKKAGLTLDTLPEGSVIGTSSLRRAAQLKRRFPHLEFKDIKLDDHDDYSAIILAAAGLRRLGWESRISQILTPDDCMYAVGQGALAVEARAGDEDILKMLSVLNDTDTVLRCVAERAFLRHLEGGCSVPVAIHSEVKESQLYLTGAVYSLDGLDSLKETMQTSFTTENQVEERVHVGITARTVLTSAQDAAEKLGTDLAALLLHKGAKKILSVARQLNNAR, encoded by the exons ATGTCAGTTCACAGCGCTCAG gagGGGAATGGCAATGTCAGAAGGGTTATGAGGATTGGGACCAGGAAGAGTCAG CTGGCTCGCATACAAACTGACAGTGTGGCAGGGAAACTGAAAGAACTGTACCCAGATGTCCACCTCGAAATAG TTGCCATGTCCACAGTTGGGGACAAAATCCTGGATAAAGCCTTGTCAAAG ATTGGAGAGAAGAGTCTTTTTACAAAGGAGCTGGAGAATGCTCTGGAAAGGAATGA GGTGGACCTGGTAGTTCACTCTCTTAAGGACCTGCCTACCTCGCTGCCACCAGGATTTACTATTGGAGCTGTGCTCAA GCGTGAAACTCCCTATGATGCTGTCATCCTACACCCAAAGAAAGCAGGACTGACGCTGGACACTCTGCCAGAGGGAAG TGTGATCGGCACCAGCTCCCTGCGTCGGGCAGCTCAGCTGAAGAGAAGGTTTCCTCACCTCGAGTTCAAAGACATT AAACTGGACGATCATGATGACTATTCTGCCATCATCCTGGCTGCTGCTGGACTGCGTCGCCTGGGGTGGGAAAGCCGGATTAGCCAG atcCTGACACCTGACGATTGTATGTATGCAGTCGGACAG GGTGCTCTGGCAGTTGAGGCGAGGGCTGGAGATGAGGACATCCTGAAGATGCTGTCTGTGTTGAACGACACCGACACCGTGTTACGCTGCGTCGCCGAGAGGGCTTTCCTGAGACACCTG GAGGGGGGCTGCAGTGTGCCGGTTGCAATCCACAGTGAAGTGAAGGAATCCCAG ctATATTTGACTGGAGCTGTATACAGCCTGGATGGCTTGGACAGCCTGAAGGAAACCATGCAGACCAGCTTCACAACAGAGAACCAG GTGGAGGAGAGAGTTCACGTGGGCATCACGGCCCGTACCGTGTTAACATCTGCCCAGGATGCCGCTGAGAAGCTGGGGACAGACCTAGCAGCACTGCTACTCCATAAAGGAGCCAAGAAAATCTTATCTGTGGCCAGGCAGCTCAATAATGCCCGTTAA